One Plasmodium berghei ANKA genome assembly, chromosome: 13 genomic region harbors:
- a CDS encoding plasmepsin V, putative produces the protein MCFSKLYNFITYFIIINILVQANTENEDILNKNSEKNEEIYKYKLYGDIDEYAYYFMDINIGTPGQKLSLIVDTGSSSLSFPCSECKDCGVHMENPFNLNNSSTSSILYCNDNICPYNLKCVKGRCEYLQSYCEGSRINGFYFSDIVRLESNNNTKNGNITFKKHMGCHMHEEGLFLHQHATGVLGLSLTKPKGVPTFIDLLFKSSPKLNKIFSLCISEYGGELILGGYSKDYIVKEVSIDEKKDNIEHNKNENINSINKSIVDGILWEAITRKYYYYIRVKGFQLFGTTFSHNNKSMEMLVDSGSTFTHLPDDLYNNLNFFFDILCIHNMNNPIDIEKKLKITNETLSNHLLYFDDFKSTLKNIISSENVCVKIADNVQCWRYLENLPNIYIKLSNNTKLVWQPSSYLYKKESFWCKGLEKQVNDKPILGLSFFKNKQIIFDLKNNKIGFIESNCPSNPINTRPRTFNEYNIKENHLFKQSYFSLYAFSIIIALTFILYIILYIKKFICSYYNPLHG, from the coding sequence atgtgtttttctaaattatataattttattacttattttataataataaatattttagttCAAGCAAATActgaaaatgaagatatattgaataaaaatagcgaaaaaaatgaggaaatatacaaatataaattatatggaGATATTGAtgaatatgcatattattttatggatataaatataggaACACCTGGGCAAAAACTTTCACTAATAGTAGACACTGGATCGTCTTCGCTAAGTTTCCCATGTTCAGAATGTAAAGATTGTGGGGTGCATATGGAAAAtccttttaatttaaataattcatcAACGTCATCGATTTTATATtgtaatgataatatttgcccatataatttaaaatgtgTAAAAGGAAGATGTGAATATTTACAATCTTATTGTGAGGGATCTCGAATTAAcggtttttatttttcggATATTGTAAGGCTCGAATCGAACAATAATACTAAAAATGGAAACATAACTTTTAAGAAACATATGGGATGTCATATGCATGAAGAAGGGTTATTTTTACATCAACATGCGACGGGAGTATTGGGGTTAAGTTTAACAAAACCAAAAGGTGTACCGACTTTTattgatttattatttaaaagttCCCCTAAATTAAATAAGATATTTTCATTGTGTATTTCTGAATATGGAGGTGAACTAATTTTAGGGGGATATAGCAAAGACTATATTGTCAAAGAAGTTTCAATTGATGAAAAGAAAGATAATATTGAACATAATaagaatgaaaatattaattcgATTAATAAATCGATTGTAGATGGTATACTTTGGGAAGCTATAActagaaaatattattattatataagaGTCAAAGGATTTCAATTATTTGGTACAACTTTTTCTCATAATAACAAAAGTATGGAAATGCTAGTAGATTCTGGTAGTACTTTTACACATCTACCTgatgatttatataataatttgaattttttttttgatatattatgtatacaCAATATGAACAATCCTATTGATAtagagaaaaaattaaaaataacaaatgaAACGCTAAGCAACcatcttttatattttgatgaTTTTAAATCTAcactaaaaaatataataagtaGTGAAAATGTGTGTGTAAAAATAGCTGACAATGTACAATGTTGGAgatatttagaaaatttaccaaatatatatattaaactATCTAATAATACTAAACTAGTATGGCAACCTAGttcttatttatataaaaaagaatcATTTTGGTGTAAAGGACTAGAAAAACAAGTAAATGACAAACCTATTCTTGGATTgagtttttttaaaaataaacaaattatatttgatcttaaaaataataaaattgggTTTATTGAATCAAATTGTCCATCTAATCCGATTAATACAAGACCGAGAACTTTTAATGagtataatataaaagaaaatcaTTTATTCAAACAATCATATTTTAGTTTATATGCCTTTTCCATAATTATTGCCTTAACATTTATACTTTACATTATCTTATACATTAAAAAGTTTATATGTTCCTATTACAACCCATTGCATGGATAA
- a CDS encoding glideosome associated protein with multiple membrane spans 1, putative produces MFFTYVVRPGEAPEGRGPQFEPFWDFFMNFNLRVGFLIQFISYTLLVCSITLIGKNPLGILNFLRALPGTVGNAPMPLVFLSIGGFLLGTLLIMSFLQLTEDDSSIKQSRGYRAGTKFLLQATSMGTVSWSLSLICLMASSYYFDDPWMEEKIGAGSSWILYFSSRLIDAFCLFLYGSGCFFLEVYHSEGAGEAWGWLCGMCFIATSFVEVLALTLYNSPIFESLDWFYCVFLGVSLVASSIWGILFEPISHRYDVKLTQSAMRNEYYKSRNAMAYYGPAVVTANGELDIEASTENATTCK; encoded by the exons atgttttttacTTATGTTGTTCGTCCTGGTGAAGCCCCCGAAGGCCGAGGGCCACAATTTGAGCCATTTTGGGActtttttatgaattttaATTTACGTGTTGGGTTTTTAATccaatttatttcatatacTTTGTTAGTTTGTTCGATAACACTTATAGGAAAAAACCCATTAGGTATTTTAAACTTTTTAAGAGCACTACCAGGAACTGTTGGAAATGCACCAATGCCTTTAGTGTTTTTGAGCATAGGAGGGTTTTTGTTAGGAACTCTTCTAATTATGTCCTTCTTACAATTGACCGAAGATGATAGCAG TATTAAACAATCAAGAGGTTACAGAGCAGGAactaaatttttattacaagCAACATCTATGG GAACTGTATCATGGAGTTTGTCtttaatatgtttaatgGCATcctcatattattttgatgatCCATGGATGGAAGAAAAGATTGGTGCTGGTTCTTCATggattttatatttcagCTCAAGATTGATCGATgcattttgtttatttttatatggaTCTGGATGTTTCTTTTTAGAAGTATATCATTCTGAAGGAGCAGGCGAAGCTTGGGGATGGTTATGTGGAATGTGCTTTATAGCAACTTCTTTTGTTGAGGTATTAGCTTTAACATTATACAATTCTCCAATTTTTGAATCCTTAGATTGGTTTTATTGTGTATTTTTGGGTGTAAGCTTGGTCGCTAGTTCAATTTGGggaattttatttgaacCTATAAGCCACAGATATGATGTGAAATTAACACAAAGCGCTATGAGAAATGAATATTACAAATCTAGAAATGCCATGGCATATTATGGCCCTGCTGTTGTAACTGCAAATGGAGAGCTTGACATTGAAGCATCAACTGAAAATGCAACGACGtgcaaataa
- a CDS encoding vacuolar protein sorting-associated protein 52, putative, with protein MEYEELSNLIKKFKGNPQVLKAFENIYVQNNCNFYSKIKIDDIEKGEILNEKKKETEIVNDFKNSKKEEIENDKLKDYEKITNKNFYMYTEQILKKLVKENDEINKTYDEIEKCNNAYNDIDIILNKYKNNIKDISNGIKNIENLTNNLDDKIQNRKQILELLNVYIKIILITPQLTNDITNNEIDDMFIKNIHILNKKIENCRHCLYDSYPSINASYNELEKLKYKATNKIYNFFLSQLNDILNKKTSIYIIQKNLIKYHILNTFLYNNNKNAYTYIIKKYITILNKTYYNLFKAYISNFIGKQIHFNSDTTIGKCSPLYFQDKHNNNLGNANNCSTNYDTTIQSSFSFVDATQINNSQNCSKNYAQNDGSGIFTSSIIGIGEVGSSSIVFAKNKMMDMFGFSFKNKNISDKSENFFLLNNRHNVLDDIKNVFFKNLNNDKQKGSNEHNSISTISISNNTIYYFEHIYKLINKLFIDTGTSEYIFILNFFKNYENIDFLFLEIYSKTISLCFNYFINFINTTFDFISLFIIYIINIYNAYIIKNRHILSLYEFVEKIQNIVWNKIHYIINENYKSIIITINPDNLEFTKLDQNQIQNKKTVYDLLYRTQVTTSFPINNIENKFVQIYDEKKVRNPKNELGEIKTETNINEHNQVYITPQYNTELKTNNIYNNEEINDITPKKSTNLSNPLLPTHIKPDVHSITKSFSDFYSSLIILNKLAYDYEFMFRKKCSEGKQTNENGPKNGSKNGSENGSENGLEKECQNRKPNSEALFNAKGKSYIKYIEEEIHNELINKYVHLNNFISNFENMIINVLLNLSNNFQNTNDQLLFLINNYYHIITILKNNKINEDKINPFEKLIEKNISYYIDLQLNKYIKDIIFFVSKHEHIFENIEEQNINDITSNSINNYSNNNVNILSQIDIQLMESTALFFTNKWKELLKTVEQEILKSFSNRVNSINILKTLNTKILLHFTRYQQLIKQIFKNSEMPLSVPNLPSIDIILTQIKKNLKHLDNEGEYI; from the coding sequence ATGGAATATGAGGAATTGAGTAATTTGATCAAAAAATTCAAGGGCAACCCACAAGTGTTGAAAgcatttgaaaatatttatgtacaAAACAACTGTAATTTTtatagtaaaataaaaattgatgatattgaaaaaggagaaattttaaatgaaaaaaagaaagaaacTGAAATTGTGaatgattttaaaaattccaaaaaagaggaaatagaaaatgataaactTAAAGactatgaaaaaattacaaataaaaatttttatatgtatacagaacaaatattaaagaaactggttaaagaaaatgatgaaataaataaaacctATGACgaaatagaaaaatgtaataatgcatataatgatatagatataatattaaataaatataaaaataatataaaagacATTTCGAATggtattaaaaatatagaaaatttaaCAAACAATCTGGATGataaaattcaaaataGAAAACAAATTCttgaattattaaatgtatatattaaaataattttgataacCCCACAATTAACTAATGATATAactaataatgaaatagatgatatgtttattaaaaatattcatattttaaataaaaaaatagaaaattgTAGACATTGTTTATATGATTCATATCCAAGTATTAATGCATCTTATAATGAATTAGAAAAACTCAAATATAAAGCaactaataaaatatataatttttttctttcacaattaaatgatatattaaataaaaaaactagtatatatattattcagaaaaatttaattaaatatcaTATACTTAATacctttttatataataataataaaaatgcatatacatatataattaagaaatacattactattttaaataaaacatactataatttatttaaagcATATATTTCCAATTTTATTGGCAAACAAATCCACTTTAATAGTGATACAACAATTGGAAAATGTTCACCATTATATTTCCAAGATAAAcacaataataatttagGAAATGCAAACAATTGCTCTACGAATTACGATACAACGATACAATCATCCTTTAGTTTTGTCGATGCAACCCAAATCAACAACTCGCAAAACTGTTCGAAAAATTACGCACAAAATGATGGATCCGGAATATTCACTTCTAGTATTATAGGAATTGGTGAAGTAGGGAGTTCAAGTATTGTTtttgcaaaaaataaaatgatggATATGTTTGGATTTAGtttcaaaaataagaatataagcgataaaagtgaaaatttttttttactaaataaTAGGCATAATGTATTagatgatataaaaaatgtattttttaaaaatttaaacaaTGATAAACAAAAAGGAAGTAATGAACATAACTCAATATCAACGATTTCTATATCTAATAATACAATCTATTATTTTGAGcacatttataaattaataaataaattatttatagatACAGGAACAAgcgaatatatatttattttaaatttttttaaaaattatgaaaatatagattttttatttttagaaatatattctaAAACTATATCACTatgttttaattattttattaactttataaatacaacatttgattttatttctctttttattatttatataattaatatatataatgcttatataataaagaatagacatattttatcattatatgaatttgttgaaaaaatacaaaatattgtttggaacaaaatacattatattataaatgaaaattataaatctattattattactattaatCCTGACAACCTAGAATTTACTAAATTAGATCAAAATcaaattcaaaataaaaaaacagtatatgatttattatatcGGACCCAAGTTACTACATCATTCccaataaataatattgaaaacaAGTTTgtacaaatatatgatgaaaaaaaagttagAAATcctaaaaatgaattaggtgaaataaaaacagAAACCAATATTAATGAACATAACCAAGTTTATATCACTCCCCAATATAATACTGAACTAAAAACcaataacatatataataatgaagaaatcAATGATATAACCCCAAAAAAATCAACAAATCTGTCTAACCCTTTACTGCCAACTCATATTAAACCTGATGTGCATTCTATTACAAAATCCTTTTCTGATTTTTATTCAtctttaattattttaaataaactTGCATATGACTATGAGTTCATGTTTCGAAAGAAATGCTCAGAAGGGAAACaaacaaatgaaaatggGCCAAAAAATGGATCAAAAAATGGCTCAGAAAATGGTTCAGAAAATGGGTTAGAAAAAGAGTGCCAAAACAGAAAACCGAATAGCGAAGCGTTGTTTAATGCAAAAGGAAAAAgctatattaaatatatagaagaAGAAATACATAATGaactaataaataaatatgtacatttaaataattttatttcaaattttgaaaatatgatCATAAAcgttttattaaatttatcaaataatttccaaaatacaaatgatcaattattatttctaatAAACAATTATTATCACATTATAaccattttaaaaaataacaaaatcaATGAAGACAAAATAAATCCTTTTGAGAAACTTATCGAAAAGAATATATCCTATTATATCGATTtacaattaaataaatatattaaggatataattttttttgtttctaAGCATgaacatatttttgaaaatattgaagaacaaaatataaatgatataacCAGTAATagcataaataattattctaACAACaatgttaatatattatcacaAATAGATATTCAATTAATGGAAAGTACTGCTTTGTTTTTTACTAATAAATGGAAAGAATTGCTTAAAACTGTAGAGCaagaaattttaaaatctTTTTCAAATCGTGTTAattctataaatatattaaaaacccttaatacaaaaatactTTTACATTTTACACGATATCAACAGCtaattaaacaaattttcaaaaattcAGAAATGCCATTATCTGTCCCAAATTTGCCATCTATTGATATAATTCTTactcaaataaaaaaaaatttgaaacaTTTAGATAACGAAGgggaatatatataa
- a CDS encoding protein BCP1, putative: protein MKNNGEIAKRKDGKKKVYDPVISKLKKEKKKKKKLEKKKKKLKEKSKNNEIYSDKKSNNKSDSDISDELIVNFDLVDPDNIYKDNIKILLKNSELYSNIKCFEELTHIICEQQNIGKFVCISNENENENENNLISFATIINLNQYNELISLKEFFINKIEKINKNIELEENRKQIKMLLENKNLNIGLLISNRIINCPICLIPLIHKNIGEDIIWSQNIDDLDQNEKKFYFFDYILFYTKAYKNVNNNDQIIFFNFEEEHFFKHKLYYFMWNNNNIKKFYEIENEKNKEANYKEFVIVFIIPYSKYQQVSEELQNSI from the coding sequence atgaagAATAATGGTGAAATAGCAAAAAGAAAGGatgggaaaaaaaaagtttacGATCCTGTAATAAGTAAgttgaaaaaagaaaagaaaaaaaaaaaaaagttggaaaaaaaaaaaaaaaaattgaaggaaaaaagtaaaaataatgaaatatattctGATAAAAAGagcaataataaaagtgaCAGTGACATAAGCGACGAGTTGATTGTTAATTTTGATTTAGTAGACCcagataatatatataaagataacataaaaattttgttaaaaaattcagaactatatagtaatataaaatgttttgAAGAATTAacacatataatatgtGAACAACAAAATATTGGGAAGTTTGTGTGCATatcaaatgaaaatgaaaatgaaaatgaaaacaacTTAATCAGCTTTGCAACGATTATAAACTTAAATCAATATAACGAATTAATAAGTTTAAAAGagttttttataaataaaattgaaaaaataaataaaaatattgaactTGAAGAAAATcgtaaacaaattaaaatgttACTCGAAAACAAAAACTTAAATATTGGATTATTAATTAGCAatagaataataaattgcCCTATATGTTTAATTCCACTAAtccataaaaatataggcGAAGATATTATATGGTCTCAAAATATTGACGATTTAGatcaaaatgaaaaaaaattttattttttcgattatattttattttatactaaagcttataaaaatgtaaataacaatgatcaaattattttttttaattttgaagaagaacatttttttaaacataaGTTGTACTACTTCATGTggaataacaataatattaaaaaattttatgaaatagaaaatgaaaaaaataaagaagctaattataaagaatttgttatagtttttattataccatattcaaaatatcaACAAGTTTCAGAAGAACTTCAAAATTCAATTTAA
- a CDS encoding micro-fibrillar-associated protein, putative, whose protein sequence is MSTINELLSYFVGENQEQNEINENDEKEKRENITVKRYFPGKKPHYAKDSEEEDQIDDEEDNEENRNQLFTNNLKNNKRKDPQYVEIPTGVHVRNDETKRRYERLKNIKTDVQQRVERRMREVTVLSHVEEEKKEEKKKEDNTEEENIDEENIDEENIDEENIEEENKNENDNESESESESEDSYLESENDNSDSVVKHEFVSKKGRKTLLENLEKEEKEKKKLENINSEKELINIEKKENVIKETLNAEIMEEILKNKKNNFFSSEEDFEDDEKNEELNEKEYELWKARHFERLKRDELERKKHEILKEEIKERRNMTDKEIIEQNKHLPHKANHNKKKKKILFMQKYYHKGGFYQDLFEEGKEEIYRRDYNEPTYEDKIDKEKLPKVLQLRRGNFGKQGQTKYTHLLDNDTSKKDSLWNNPKFNSKNNNKKQDLFDRPTYKKK, encoded by the exons atgagCACAATAAATGAACTGCTAAGCTATTTTGTTGGTGAAAATCaagaacaaaatgaaataaacgaaaatgatgaaaaagaaaaacgaGAAAACATTACAGTAAAGCGATACTTCCCTGGAAAG AAACCCCACTATGCTAAAGACTCTGAAGAAGAAGATCAAATCGATGATGAAGAAGacaatgaagaaaatagaaatcaattatttacaaataatttaaaaaataataaaagaaaagatCCTCAATATGTTGAAATTCCCACAGGGGTGCATGTACGTAATGATGAAACCAAAAGGAGATATGAAAGattaaaaa ATATAAAAACTGATGTGCAACAGAGGGTTGAGCGAAGAATGCGAGAAGTTACAGTTCTTAGCCATGTTGaggaagaaaaaaaagaagaaaaaaaaaaagaagacaACACAGAggaagaaaatatagatgaagaaaatatagatgaagaaaatatagatgaagaaaatatagaggaagaaaacaaaaatgagAATGATAATGAAAGTGAAAGTGAAAGTGAAAGTGAGGATAGCTACTTAGAAAGTGAAAACGATAATAGTGATAGTGTTGTAAAACATGAATTTGTTTCTAAAAAGGGTAGAAAAACTCTTTTAGAAAATTtggaaaaagaagaaaaagaaaaaaaaaaattggaaaatataaattcagaaaaagaattaataaatatagaaaaaaaagaaaatgttataaaagAGACACTAAATGCAGAAATTATGGAAGAAattctaaaaaataaaaaaaataattttttttcatctgAAGAAGATTTTGaagatgatgaaaaaaatgaagaattaaatgaaaaagaatatgAATTATGGAAAGCTCGACATTTTGAAAGATTAAAAAGAGATGAAttagaaagaaaaaaacatgaaatattaaaagaagaaattaaagaaagaagaaatatgacagataaagaaataatagaacaaaataaacatttaCCACATAAAGCCaatcataataaaaaaaaaaaaaaaatattatttatgcaaaaatattatcataaagGAGGATTTTATCAAGATTTATTTGAAGAAGGTAaagaagaaatatatagacGAGATTATAATGAACCTACTTATGAAgataaaattgataaagAAAAGTTACCAAAAGTTTTACAATTACGACGAGGAAATTTCGGAAAACAAGGtcaaacaaaatatacacatttaCTAGACAATGATACTTCAAAAAAAGATTCTTTATGGAATAATCCAAAGTTTaattctaaaaataataataaaaaacaagaTTTGTTTGATCGAccaacatataaaaaaaagtag
- a CDS encoding PRELI domain-containing protein, putative codes for MKNFEQEHMYHYDWGTVTAAYWNKYPNLVQNHIKCIDVIDRKIDIDNQTMKLKRIVHLQYSIPKIFRNIFNIDGRGIAVEDIKVNLKKKKLTIKTVNYTLAPFVNSVEKCTYFQKDGYDNNTFYKQSTQINITGLGYMKNLIENTILNVIKEKSKQGIEIMDEVIKRTMNENIKMNQNNIYGNTLNKIQNEKL; via the exons atgaaaaattttgaaCAGGAACACATGTATCATTATGATTGGGGAACAGTTACA GCAGCTTATTGGAATAAATATCCTAACCTTGTTCAGAATCACATAAAATGCATTGATGTAATTGATAGGAAAATTGATATCGATAACCAAACGATGAAATTAAAGAGAATAGTTCATCTTCAATATTCCATTCCTAAAATTTTta gaaatatatttaatatcgATGGTCGAGGAATAGCTGTTGAAGACATAAAagttaatttaaaaaaaaaaaagttaacAATAAAAACAGTCAATTATACTTTAGCCCCATTTGTTAATTCAGTCGAAAAATGTACATATTTTCAGAAAGACGGTTACG ATAATAACACTTTTTATAAGCAAAGCAcccaaataaatataaccGGATTAGGCTATATGAAAAACCTTATAGAAAAT ACTATATTAAATGTCATAAAGGAAAAAAGCAAACAAGGAATCGAAATAATGGATGAAGTTATTAAAAGAACTatgaatgaaaatattaaaatgaatCAAAACAACATATATGGTAATactttaaataaaattcaaaatgaaaaactgtaa